Within candidate division WOR-3 bacterium, the genomic segment CAATCTCCGGATGCGATCTTTTCGTCAGCGTCGGAACTTCTTCCGTCGTTTGGCCCGCCGCGGGATTTCCTTTGCACGCTAAAAATAACGGAGCTTTTCTCGTCGAAATAAATCCCGAGCCCTCGGAGATATCGGATGTTTATGACATTGTAGTAAGAGAAACCGCTTCAAAAGCCCTGTCGGATGATTGCGGGATATTTATCGAGTGAAAAAAATACCGTCGAAAGGATACAAGAAACATTGTTTTTTATCCAGTCATAAACTATTGGCCCGTTTTTTTTCGAGTCGAATGAAATAATCAGTATTTCAATATCAGTTTATTCCGACCTCCGACCTCAACGAAATACTGACCTCTTGCAACTTTTACTCCGCTGAAATCATTTCCGGACCATCGCACAACGGTTGGAACTTCAGTGTATTTGATTGTATTTATTGTTCTTCCGGTCACGTCGTATATCATCAATTCTCCGGGTACTTCAATATAGCCGGACAACACTATATCGACATAATCGAGAAATGGATTCGGATAAACCTGAAAAACGTTCGGGTCAGGTCCTATAGAAGGAGTTTCCTCGACTGCGCCGGCGTTAACTCCGAAATAAGTCATCACATTCTGAAGATACTGTCTTTTCGTAGATATTCCGGTTCCGTCCACCAGGCTTCCGATTTCGAACACTGCACCGATCGTCTTGTACGTTCCGGCGTCGTAAGCGACGCATATATTGTCTCCATAGGTTCCTTCTTTGAAGAGAACCTGTGCCGCTCCGAGAGAATTTACAATATCTCCAGCGTAATCTCCCAGACTCTGCACGAAATTCATACCCGCCATCATGGTTCCGTTCTGACCCAAAACCGTATGAATTATAGATCCGTAATCCGGATTTATGCCGAAAACCGGGCTGAAATCGTAGGCGTGATACATGTAAGGACCTGAACACCACGGGCTGTTTCCTTCCAAGTAAACTCGCCCTCCCTGGTTTATGTAGTTCAGAATCCTGGTTTTTTCAAGGCAGAATGAATCGATAAAAAACGTGTAGGGTCTGAATCCTGTGCATACAAAAAGAGACCTGTAGTATTCCAGACCAATTCCCGGCATTTCAATGCCGTAATGGCCCAAGTAGCCCAAATCCGAGAGAATGGAGTCCATTAGCTGGCCGGATTCCGGAGTAGAATCCGGATTCCAGACCAGATAATCGTATTGACCGGTGATGACTGAAAACGAAAGAGTCTCGGAATATCCGGCGTGATCGCTGATCTCCATCGAAAGGTCTGAAACATGCCCCTGTGGAGTCGAAGGACTTGCCTGAACCCGAAAGACATCGCTTGAATTGCATACTGTCGCGTCGACGGGAAACGGGCCGAAGTCGAACGTTCCGTCTGTTACAAGCAGATATGGATCGATTGTGAAAAGAGTAGCCCAGATATGTAAAACACCGGCTCCGCCGATATTTTTCAAAAATACAGTTATTTCCGCCGGTTCTCCGGGATCCATTCTTCCGTTGTTGTTTCCCGCCGGATCTCCAATTTGAACTCTTTGAAGTGCGGTAAAAATATCAGAACCGTTGTAGTTTATTGTAATGTTGTCAGCCAAGACCTTGGCTGTGACGGGTGATCCTCAACAATATCTGACAGTGTCCAGTAATACCAGCTTGATTTTGTCGACGGCGACAGGATTCACAGATGGAACGTTTATCAGCTCACTGTCAATACTAAAGGAAAAACTGTGCCAGTCTCCGTCCTGCACTTCAATGACATCCATGTATGTGGTGTCTACCCATCTGCATCTTTCTGTCTTCCGGCATATTCTGGTCCTGCCGAGGAATGAATCGTACCGGTCCAGGTATTCAATGTCGAGGGCGGCTCCGGTCCACGCGCTGTATGATGCAAAAACGTCGAATTTAACGTCGGCGCTGAACGTCAGGTCAGTAGTTCTTATCGGGACGGTTTGATAAAGCATTGAATATCCGGACGAGGAATCCTTGACGACCTTGACCTCGTAGTCGGGATCCGGATCAAGTGCGGTTTCCCTCGTGAAATTCTGAAATCCTCCGCTTGCCGTCTGAATCCATCCCTGCTCCAAACCAGCTTCGAAGTCTCCGTTTTGGACAAGGTGCGCCGTCCCGTCGTCGTCACCTTTTTCAGTGTAGAATCCGGCATATGCCAAACGGTTTGAGAAAGACAACGTCGAGAGCAAAAGCAGGACAATTACATTCATCTTCTTCGATAAAATCATTTTTTCGCCCTCCTTTGATTAATTTTTCAAAATCGTCACTCGTTGTTTCAAAAAGTGTCGTCAAATAATTCCTGACTCAGAAAAATCAAAATCGTTTGAATTCATTTTTTCGATCTTCTCATTATAGTTGGTTGGCTGTTTGCTTATTGAATTTGACAATCAAATATCACGATCTGTCAACACCGATTATAAAGATAAATGAACGGTCAATAATTCTGATCTCTTTGTTTTCATAAATATTTTATTTTTTTTCAAATGTGTATAAAATAAATGTAAAACAGGGGGTTTACATGGAAGGGATAACAAGGTTTCCAATAACAGCCATAGTAGGAATGGATTTTTTAAAAACCGCTTATCTTGCCAACATAATAAATCCAAAAATCGGAGGACTTCTCATCTCCGGACCCAAGGGAACCGGCAAAAGCACTTTTGTCCATTCAGTTGAAGACCTGTTGCCGGAACACGCGGTTGTCAAGGACTGTGTTTTCGGCTGTGACCCGGAAAAATCCGATTTTTTCTGCACATTCTGCAAGGGTAAACCTCAGAAAGAAACCTCTCTGGTTAAAGGCCGGATAATTGACCTGCCCCTGAGCTGTACGGAAGACAGGCTCCTCGGCAGTATAGACATTGAAAAAATCCTGAAAGAGGGAGTAAAAAGCATACTGCCGGGTCTTCTCGCAATGGCACACAGAAACATTTTATACATAGACGAAGTCAATCTACTGCCCGACCATCTCGTCGACGACATTCTCGACGTATCCGCCCTCCATTGGAACGTTATAGAAAGAGAGGGTTTTTCCGTTAAACACAGGTCCGACTTCATCCTCGTAGGAACAATGAATCCGGAAGAGGGAGAACTGAGACCTCAGATACTCGACAGGTTCCCTCTCTGCGTCAGGGCTGAATCTCCGCAAAAGCCTGAGGAGAGGGCAGAGATAGTCAAAAGAACTCTTTCTTTCGAAAATGATCCGGATTCATTTTTCAATTCATTTAAAAACCCTCAGAGCATGTTAAAGAATTCATTACAGCGTTCAAAAGAACTTCTAAAAGAAGTTCAAATAGACGAAGACCTTCTTTGGGTCGTAACAAAATCCTGTTCTGAACTCAAAGTAGACGGTCAAAGACCGGACATAATAATTACTAAAACCGCGATGACGATATCGGCGCTTCACGAAAGAAAAGAAACGCAATTTGACGACATCCTGGACGCCGCGCTGATGACTTTATGCCACAGGACAAGAGACAGCGGTCTTCTCGAACCTCCTTCGTCGGAAGAAGTCGTCAAAGTATTCAGGGACAATCATTCAAATTTGACAAGGGAAAAGCCGTCAAAAAAAAGCGAAAAATTTTCCTTTAACAACGCTAATCTATCAGGACAAACACCAGAAAAACAGGAAAATACACCTCAGACATCACAACAAAAAGGGGAAGACTCCTCAAAAAAATAATTACGGTGGGCATTCATAAACCCACCGTA encodes:
- a CDS encoding magnesium chelatase ATPase subunit I; translation: MEGITRFPITAIVGMDFLKTAYLANIINPKIGGLLISGPKGTGKSTFVHSVEDLLPEHAVVKDCVFGCDPEKSDFFCTFCKGKPQKETSLVKGRIIDLPLSCTEDRLLGSIDIEKILKEGVKSILPGLLAMAHRNILYIDEVNLLPDHLVDDILDVSALHWNVIEREGFSVKHRSDFILVGTMNPEEGELRPQILDRFPLCVRAESPQKPEERAEIVKRTLSFENDPDSFFNSFKNPQSMLKNSLQRSKELLKEVQIDEDLLWVVTKSCSELKVDGQRPDIIITKTAMTISALHERKETQFDDILDAALMTLCHRTRDSGLLEPPSSEEVVKVFRDNHSNLTREKPSKKSEKFSFNNANLSGQTPEKQENTPQTSQQKGEDSSKK
- a CDS encoding T9SS type A sorting domain-containing protein, with protein sequence MADNITINYNGSDIFTALQRVQIGDPAGNNNGRMDPGEPAEITVFLKNIGGAGVLHIWATLFTIDPYLLVTDGTFDFGPFPVDATVCNSSDVFRVQASPSTPQGHVSDLSMEISDHAGYSETLSFSVITGQYDYLVWNPDSTPESGQLMDSILSDLGYLGHYGIEMPGIGLEYYRSLFVCTGFRPYTFFIDSFCLEKTRILNYINQGGRVYLEGNSPWCSGPYMYHAYDFSPVFGINPDYGSIIHTVLGQNGTMMAGMNFVQSLGDYAGDIVNSLGAAQVLFKEGTYGDNICVAYDAGTYKTIGAVFEIGSLVDGTGISTKRQYLQNVMTYFGVNAGAVEETPSIGPDPNVFQVYPNPFLDYVDIVLSGYIEVPGELMIYDVTGRTINTIKYTEVPTVVRWSGNDFSGVKVARGQYFVEVGGRNKLILKY